In Malus sylvestris chromosome 2, drMalSylv7.2, whole genome shotgun sequence, the genomic stretch GCGAGGCATACGATCCTGACGTCAAGGCATTTCTGCATAGGTATCCTTGAGTCTTCTCAGTGTAGGTCTCATTCCTTTGTTCAGATCTTAGGtgtttttcttggttagttGTATACTCTGAACATGATTCGGCATTGGTGTAAGTCTTTCTATCtacatatttttatttgtatgcatgtttaaaatggcttcgtcacccatGGGTGTTGGTCAACACATGCCCACCCTGGTATATGGGGATATCGGGGTCGAGGCGTGTCACAACAGCCCTTTCTTCCAAATGAGAACAATGATACAATGGGCTGATGATTTTTAGTATTCATatcactattctaaaaatcctTGCCTAGCGCTGCCTAggcgccccgattaatgcctaagtgtttgaaaattaagaaatggcgcCTAAACCTGCTAAGGCGCctgcctagaccgcctaggcacccgcgtAGTCCGCTTAGACCTGCCTAgattgcaactcacttagacagaaaatagataactttcattttgaattttattttattttcaataaattgtaagagacttgttgaatacttaaatgaacacacattataggcttgttccccatgttttcattatgttccaatacttcataatattaatatatatgttattatattttgtagtttatgatgaaattatatatattttaagtataaatagacacttatttacatgaaatataatagatttacttaaatccgcctagtccacCTAGGCCTCGCCTAGCCACCTAGACGCTAGGCcctagcccgccgcccgactagcacctagcgtcttttagaaccttgatttatatgtgggtatttcagtaattttggttttgtgcACGGTGTGTCTGGCTTGTGCATGATTTTtgtcccaagattaagaaaGTGTCCTCTTTTAGggtatttccctttttttttaaagccaAAATCCAATCCAATGAGCAAAATATTTATCACAAAATGCGTCCGACCATGTTTCCATTGCTCCGAACCCAATAGATTGATTTGTCACCTCTAACAAcaacaaacaaatattatactTGAGAAATCCAATTAAAGGTACAAGGTCAATTAAGTCCTGTTTCACGTATGAAATAACATCATTCTAAGAGTTTTGAAATGAGGACAAAAGCCTTTTTGGATCTCgaaaactaatttttcttaaattGTCCGAAACTATTGAATTGTCCAGGAAATGAACGTCAAAATTGACTTTAAGAAATCTAACATTAAAGATTGTTTAAAAAATCAGACTACTTGGCAAGCTAGACTATCGAAGACTCCCCCAAAACAgacgctttttccaaatttctctTTATATCTCTTTATATACACGCACAtatgtaaaaaaatattttgagctAGTAGGAAAGGAATTAAAATCCACCCAAAATTCACTTCATAATACTATATTAATTAAGATAACGTCAAAACCTGAACAATCACGAATCAAGGATCCATTTTAATTGCCAAATGAAAGAGTACATGACCCCTATTCCACAGTATGTTGAGATAAGCATGAGGGGTATAAAAGGAAGCTTTTCACCAAAAATGATGGGATGCAGAAACTGACCCCAAATCTCAACCAGCAACATACCAACCAAATAACTCCAGTGAACGCACCCAATAACAAACCCTCCTTTCTGGGCAGCTGCAACAGAACGTCTCTTCGTTTGAAAATCATCATCTTTTTTCTTTCCAGAGTTTGCCGTTTCAAGGGCAATCCCGTTAGCGAATTGTGCAGAGAAACCTAACCACATAAGCGTGGAGTGTAGTAACAGCAATAGGACCCTTATTGGATACTCCTGGGCTTCATATAGAAGTGGGAACAGTGAGTAGCAGGACACTGCATATGAAACATGGCACAGAACTTTTAGTGTATAGGTAGGAAGCCAAGgatcaaaagtaaaaataaaaaacccacaTCAAAACTTAAATTGGAATATCGTTAGTTACACTCAAAAGTGTTGCTAAACAGTAACTCTGATTTggggaaaatttggaaaataaaGAGCTATATAATGCTGAAATCAAGATGCAGAaactttctttttcaaaaaattCTAAACAGCTATACATCTTATTAGAGACCTAAAAACGTTGTCATTTGAATTTTGCCACGACAGACTTCAATTTCAATATTCCTGAGTGAGTAGGAAGAAAACAGTTCCATAACATATTTAGTCATTTTAGGGACAACTATTTCAACATGCACACATTTCAGTTTTACTTCAGCTAGGTTAAACTACTGACATTTTACGCCAGGTCTAGGATAAAGCTCAGTTGGTAATGCTAACTTATGTGAAGCTAGCATCTGACGATAGTTCGCAATCCTAAAGCATATTAACCCCCACTCAAACAAATCTTTAAAGGACACCCCCCCTCGTTTCTCTGCAAATAAATGAGAGCACGAAGAAGCATACCAATTGATATCAAGAAGTAATGCCTCGCATTATCCAAACTCTGCACTGCAACAATGGCAAGGGGGATGACAAAGTGGAGTGATGCCTTCTCATGAACGTGCCACCCAAACATAAACCCACAAGTATATGCATAGGCTACCCATCTGGTAATCAACGATGGTCGTGGATGTCTCCAAGCTTTAATGAGACAAGGGGATAAGGAAATCAGAACCAGAATAAAGGTTGTCGCAGGAGTGACCTACCATTTCACCAATTTACAAAAAATTAGGTCCCAAAAACATCAAACATGTGAAGGAAATAAAAATCTGTATTTATCTTATTTTATCAGTTAAGATAACCTAGTCCTGAGCCTGAAAAGTAGAATATCTCATCTCATCAATCAGCAGCACTCAACATACTAACAGGGTGTGAAGAGCTTTCTTCCTTCTGCTCAGTCAGAAGCTGTCAAATACTGACACATGGACTCGGGGTGATTGGTGGACCACCCGAAAAACAGTGGCAAACAATTGAATTGGGCATTCGGAAGTCTTTAATTACTTAATTTCTTTGCTAGTTCCATTGAGCGTAAGGTAAACAGAGGGTTGATTACAAGAACCAAAGCAGCCTTAACCTACCACCTATTCATACTTACGTGAATTTGTCTCGGTGTGCAGACGAATGAACTATCAACAAGCAGCACCATCCAACCAAGGGGTTTTGTTTccccatttgatttgataaactAAAATGTTATCCTATTATATTGCACCTCCTTCCAGTTCACCATTGAGAATTACCTGAGGTAGTACAGCAAAAGGAGATGAATCCCCAACTAGCCCACCAGTGAATGAAGCCGCTGGGGCTTGAATGTTGAATCCAAGTCTTCCAAGCAAGAAAGCAAGCACTTTATCCAGTATGATATAGAACACCCAAAAATTCGGTGCCCAATAGGCATGGCAAAGTCCCCTGCCAAAAGGAAACATGCGGTGGATAACTTGTTGCATCTGCAAGGTAATGTTCAACAATCAAAGCACTACACATGAATAAAATTGATGGCATACGCTGTAAAGgtacaagaaaaattaaatgacTTGTCCCAGATGCATGCAAATTGTTATTAAATGATCAGAGAGCAACATTACTGCATAATTATCTTGGCGTAGTATATTCCCTCACTTCATTTTGTTAAACATGAGTACCAGTAGATCGGGTGGAATACCTTTGTTCCCACAGTTTCTTTCATCAACGTTTTGAGGTTTAGACGATTGTGGCAGGAGTTTTGATTTTCATCCCTCTCCTCACTAACTACGTTTAATTCATATTGTAGATATAAGGGTCATAGAACAGAAATATAGGAAACTTAAGAGGCCTGCCATCCCATAGAAGGAAGGACTAAACCCTAAACACTAAATCATCACCATGAAATGTCAAGACATGGATACATATGGTTCATATGCTAATGCTGTGAACTATATTAGCTCCAAATGGGGTAGCAGTTTCGTGGAGCTCATCAATATTGTAGAAACAGATACTTAAATAACAACTTTCACATTATTTTTAAATGTCCACTTATCATTCTAAGCTACTAAACTACAAGAAATAGAAGGATACTCATAATTATTCTTTCATAACAAATGGATGAATAAGCAAAAGCAAAATAGCACTTCAATCATTAAAATTAGCTTCAAAAGAACCATATCAAAATTCTGAAGACAACAACACCAAAGGGATACCAAAATCGAAACCTATACCACAACTGATCCACATCATTCCCCTTTTCTCCCTAAAAATTCCTCTTATTACCCTCCTTCCATACCACCCAGAAAAAGAAAGTTGTACAATGTGAAGTTCTTAATGTAAAATGTGCAACAATTTTCAGTCACTAGctctaaaaaaatatgaatcagAATAATAATTGATATGCAATATTATCTGCTTTTCCAGTCAGTATTC encodes the following:
- the LOC126613743 gene encoding probable dolichyl pyrophosphate Glc1Man9GlcNAc2 alpha-1,3-glucosyltransferase, which produces MEAQTAPKLQNPPKPRNPITELWWFFAISACVKLLLIPAYKSTDFEVHRHWLAITHSLPLSQWYSDETSIWTLDYPPFFAYFERLLSVFANLIDPQIVHLQKGLNYSSNTVLYFQRISVILSDLCLLYGVFRLTRNSDSMKQKMIWVLVIWSPMLVIVDHLHFQYNGFLLGILLISLSCLEEGRDLMGGLIFAVLLCFKHLFAVAAPVYFVYLLRHYCWKGLVRGFWRLSVLGTVVVAVFALAYAPFVYHGQMQQVIHRMFPFGRGLCHAYWAPNFWVFYIILDKVLAFLLGRLGFNIQAPAASFTGGLVGDSSPFAVLPQVTPATTFILVLISLSPCLIKAWRHPRPSLITRWVAYAYTCGFMFGWHVHEKASLHFVIPLAIVAVQSLDNARHYFLISIVSCYSLFPLLYEAQEYPIRVLLLLLHSTLMWLGFSAQFANGIALETANSGKKKDDDFQTKRRSVAAAQKGGFVIGCVHWSYLVGMLLVEIWGQFLHPIIFGEKLPFIPLMLISTYCGIGVMYSFIWQLKWILDS